In the Capillibacterium thermochitinicola genome, one interval contains:
- a CDS encoding family 16 glycosylhydrolase, producing MTLSVVLQPKNQVANGDFSKNFLSSTTDGASVWDTNGTWQLALNVAEAAGNAYAENGIGVVAVTAGAGGEGWNVQLLYAPVAVEKGATYRVSFDARSETAGSQIAFIVGGGEDVGWRKYFNASFNLTTEMKNYTEDFIVEVDSNDNARVEIWLINNDTYYFDNVKLIKIAETDFASLPQPGTLTEADEDKVEDWQLVWSDEFDGPEIERSIWNFEVGNGHDKGIPGWGNNELQYYTDGENVSIEDGKLVIEAREEVRTDQYGTYQYTSTRMTTEGKFEIKYGRVEIRARLPIGKGIWPAFWMLGNDIGTVGWPKCGEIDIMEYLGHQPDTVYGTVHGPVSREMGVSSGYRLETGNFHEEFHVFAMEWDPDEIEFYVDDQLYHVVNKYEIGLSDWVFDHPHFFIINLAVGGNWPGYPDETTVFPQRMEIDYIRVYEDVNPDSIDGLEEWDCDYERWWKTEPEVDRVTGDKDPEYYFMADDPTLIDVIYGWDPNSKDGDITLDTWGTWAPYKIDAFYAGKNCWEVTAAGGWSPEVMGSALALMGDVYSTGAPPADFPADLSTYDYIKLEVAVSEGSTFNDIKIKLALPQGKGHLEPEISLKDYGFDPAVQGEWQSISIPLSAFESTTGEYDLSEVTQIGLFSTFGQVGVDKYYVTDYYLLKI from the coding sequence ATGACGCTGTCTGTTGTTTTACAACCCAAAAACCAGGTTGCAAATGGGGATTTCAGCAAAAATTTCTTGTCTTCGACAACTGACGGGGCAAGCGTATGGGATACAAACGGGACCTGGCAATTGGCCTTGAATGTAGCAGAGGCAGCCGGCAATGCTTATGCTGAAAATGGCATCGGGGTCGTTGCAGTCACGGCCGGTGCGGGCGGTGAAGGATGGAATGTGCAGCTTTTGTACGCGCCGGTCGCCGTTGAGAAAGGTGCAACTTACCGGGTTTCCTTTGACGCCAGAAGCGAAACAGCGGGAAGCCAAATTGCGTTTATCGTTGGCGGCGGCGAGGACGTTGGTTGGCGTAAATATTTCAATGCGAGCTTTAATTTAACTACGGAGATGAAGAATTACACTGAAGATTTTATCGTGGAAGTTGATAGCAATGACAACGCCCGTGTTGAAATTTGGCTCATAAACAACGATACTTATTATTTTGACAATGTCAAGCTGATCAAGATCGCCGAAACCGACTTTGCTAGCTTGCCACAACCGGGTACTTTAACCGAAGCTGACGAAGATAAAGTTGAAGACTGGCAGTTAGTGTGGAGCGACGAGTTTGACGGTCCCGAGATTGAACGCAGCATCTGGAACTTTGAAGTCGGGAACGGACACGACAAAGGGATTCCCGGTTGGGGTAACAACGAGCTTCAGTATTATACCGATGGCGAAAATGTATCCATTGAAGATGGCAAACTGGTTATTGAAGCAAGAGAAGAAGTAAGAACCGATCAGTATGGTACTTATCAATATACCTCCACCAGAATGACGACGGAAGGTAAATTCGAGATCAAATATGGCCGTGTTGAAATTCGCGCGCGGCTTCCGATCGGAAAAGGGATCTGGCCTGCCTTCTGGATGCTGGGTAACGACATCGGTACCGTAGGCTGGCCAAAGTGCGGCGAAATTGATATTATGGAATATCTGGGGCATCAACCGGACACCGTGTATGGAACCGTGCATGGGCCGGTATCGCGAGAAATGGGAGTCAGCTCCGGGTATAGGCTGGAAACTGGGAATTTCCACGAGGAATTCCACGTCTTTGCGATGGAATGGGATCCCGATGAGATCGAATTCTATGTTGATGACCAGCTTTACCACGTGGTAAACAAGTACGAAATTGGTTTAAGCGACTGGGTATTTGATCATCCCCATTTCTTCATCATCAACCTGGCGGTTGGCGGCAACTGGCCGGGTTATCCGGATGAAACCACAGTTTTCCCGCAGAGAATGGAGATTGATTACATCAGGGTATATGAAGACGTAAATCCGGACAGTATCGATGGCCTCGAGGAGTGGGACTGCGATTATGAAAGATGGTGGAAAACTGAACCGGAAGTGGATCGCGTAACCGGCGACAAAGATCCGGAATACTACTTTATGGCCGACGATCCAACACTTATTGATGTCATATACGGTTGGGATCCTAACTCAAAAGATGGGGATATTACTTTGGACACGTGGGGAACATGGGCTCCTTATAAAATCGACGCATTTTATGCCGGAAAAAATTGCTGGGAAGTTACCGCAGCAGGGGGCTGGAGTCCAGAGGTGATGGGATCAGCACTGGCTTTGATGGGTGATGTTTATAGTACAGGTGCGCCACCGGCCGATTTTCCGGCAGACCTTTCAACCTATGACTACATCAAGTTGGAAGTGGCCGTCAGTGAAGGAAGTACATTTAACGATATAAAAATTAAATTGGCCCTGCCTCAAGGGAAAGGACATCTTGAGCCTGAAATTAGCCTAAAGGATTACGGCTTTGATCCGGCTGTCCAGGGCGAATGGCAGTCTATTTCGATTCCTCTGTCGGCCTTTGAATCTACAACCGGTGAATATGACTTAAGTGAAGTTACCCAAATCGGGCTGTTCTCTACCTTTGGACAAGTAGGTGTCGATAAGTATTATGTAACCGACTATTATCTCCTCAAGATCTAG
- a CDS encoding TRAP transporter substrate-binding protein, whose amino-acid sequence MRRKITGFLLLLMLFVVLAVPGRTENYSLQLTAATANAAGEVGAVVLTEFQRLVQERTKGYINVVICLDGVLGSDQELVKGLQRGTVDIITVSAFKYAEYVPEFTVLELPFLFFSTDHLKTVMAGTLGEVLKGRALEKRGDYVLGYITDGPVNIVSNRALTSLSQSRGLRFRTLLLPTHRRTWEIMGITPVTLAYSEFKIGLQVGMVDAVETNFIDYKKMRVYDTARFILQSEHYFPVQILMLSKRAWQRIPMAYREIVRECAREAVAYGSDELIWQNRETARELTEKYGVRITELTLPEKKTNYQKLVAFQEETFNAYGLKEIWPEVKATYLEYQTQLEAELERIRQSREKEKE is encoded by the coding sequence ATGCGCCGAAAAATAACTGGTTTCCTATTGCTCCTCATGTTGTTTGTGGTATTAGCCGTACCCGGGCGCACGGAAAATTACAGTTTGCAACTGACGGCCGCCACTGCCAACGCCGCCGGTGAAGTAGGGGCGGTGGTGTTAACCGAATTTCAAAGACTGGTTCAAGAACGGACCAAAGGTTATATCAATGTCGTAATTTGCTTGGATGGTGTTTTAGGCAGTGACCAGGAACTGGTCAAAGGACTGCAACGGGGAACGGTCGACATCATTACTGTTTCCGCCTTTAAATATGCCGAGTATGTACCGGAATTTACCGTGCTGGAACTGCCTTTTCTCTTTTTCTCCACCGACCATTTGAAAACAGTTATGGCGGGGACTTTGGGAGAGGTTTTGAAGGGAAGAGCCCTGGAAAAGCGGGGCGATTATGTTTTAGGGTATATCACCGACGGACCCGTCAATATCGTCAGTAACCGAGCCTTAACCAGTTTGTCCCAGAGTCGCGGGCTCCGTTTTCGTACGTTGCTTCTGCCAACGCACCGCCGAACCTGGGAGATTATGGGCATTACCCCGGTGACCCTGGCTTATTCCGAATTTAAAATCGGTTTGCAGGTGGGGATGGTGGATGCGGTCGAAACCAATTTCATTGACTACAAAAAGATGCGGGTTTATGATACCGCCCGTTTTATCCTCCAAAGCGAGCATTACTTTCCTGTCCAAATCCTCATGTTAAGTAAGAGAGCCTGGCAAAGGATCCCCATGGCTTACCGGGAAATCGTCCGGGAGTGTGCCCGGGAAGCCGTTGCCTATGGTAGTGATGAACTGATTTGGCAGAACCGGGAAACCGCCCGGGAATTAACGGAGAAATACGGGGTAAGAATTACCGAACTAACCCTCCCGGAGAAAAAAACCAACTACCAAAAGTTGGTTGCTTTCCAGGAAGAAACTTTTAATGCCTACGGTTTGAAAGAGATCTGGCCGGAAGTGAAAGCTACTTATTTGGAATACCAAACGCAATTAGAAGCGGAGCTCGAAAGGATCAGGCAAAGCCGGGAAAAGGAGAAAGAATAG
- the argS gene encoding arginine--tRNA ligase — translation MQTNSYLDYKEIIADTVGKVLAETGLEKQAIYALLEYPPDEKLGDLALPCFQLSKILKKAPNLIAQELEAKIDPAPYFEAVKATGPYLNFFVAPVTLAGEVLGKIMTCGSNYGAHAIGGGQNIVIDFSAPNIAKPFHVGHLSSTVIGNALYKIFEFLGYNCVGINHLGDWGTQFGKLITAYKKWGSAEAVEKGLIKELQRLYVKFHSEAEQDPSLEDEAREWFRKIENGDEEALSLWRWFKDISLEEFQRVYDLLEISFDSMAGESFYNDKIDAVLDELKEKQLLVESDGAAIVNLEDYGMPPCLILKKDGSTLYATRDIAAALYRKKTYQFVKALYVTGAAQSLHFKQWFKVVELMGYDWAKDLVHIPFGLVSLEGEKLSTRKGRVVLLEDLLRTAIEKTLAIINEKNPGLARKEEVAQMVGVGAVVFGALSVNRIKDVTFSWEEALSFEGETGPYLQYTHARACSILRKAGFSPEVDTFAPEKLNDPAALRVVKTLYLFPEKVLSAANEYEPSIISRYLIDLAHAFNGFYHECQVLVDDPDLQRARLVLVWAVKTVLATGLGLLGIKAPEQM, via the coding sequence ATGCAGACGAACAGTTATCTTGATTATAAGGAAATAATCGCGGATACAGTAGGAAAGGTGTTAGCGGAGACCGGGTTGGAAAAGCAGGCGATTTACGCTTTACTTGAATACCCACCCGACGAGAAGTTGGGTGATCTCGCTTTACCCTGTTTTCAATTGAGTAAAATCTTGAAAAAAGCCCCCAACTTGATTGCTCAGGAGTTGGAGGCCAAAATAGATCCGGCTCCTTATTTTGAAGCGGTCAAGGCGACCGGACCCTATCTGAATTTTTTCGTGGCTCCGGTTACGCTGGCCGGAGAAGTATTGGGCAAAATCATGACTTGCGGGTCCAACTACGGGGCACACGCCATCGGCGGGGGACAGAATATTGTCATTGATTTTTCGGCTCCTAATATCGCCAAACCTTTCCACGTAGGTCATTTGAGCAGTACAGTGATTGGCAATGCCCTGTATAAGATCTTTGAGTTTCTGGGCTATAACTGTGTTGGCATTAATCATTTGGGCGACTGGGGAACCCAGTTTGGCAAGCTGATCACCGCCTACAAGAAATGGGGATCCGCCGAAGCGGTGGAAAAAGGACTAATCAAAGAGTTGCAGCGGTTATATGTCAAGTTTCATTCCGAAGCGGAGCAGGATCCATCGTTGGAAGATGAGGCCCGCGAATGGTTCCGGAAAATCGAGAACGGGGACGAAGAAGCCCTTTCCCTCTGGCGGTGGTTTAAAGATATCAGTTTGGAAGAGTTCCAAAGGGTCTATGACCTGCTGGAGATCTCTTTTGACTCGATGGCCGGCGAAAGTTTTTACAATGATAAAATTGACGCCGTGCTTGACGAGTTGAAAGAGAAACAGCTGCTGGTGGAGAGCGATGGGGCCGCCATTGTCAACCTGGAAGACTACGGAATGCCGCCCTGTTTGATTTTGAAAAAGGATGGCAGTACCCTCTACGCCACACGGGATATTGCGGCCGCCCTGTACCGCAAGAAGACCTATCAGTTCGTAAAAGCGCTGTATGTAACGGGGGCTGCGCAAAGTCTCCATTTCAAACAGTGGTTCAAAGTGGTGGAACTGATGGGCTACGATTGGGCGAAAGATTTAGTACATATTCCTTTCGGCCTGGTTAGTCTTGAAGGTGAAAAGTTATCCACGAGAAAAGGCCGGGTTGTTTTACTGGAAGACCTGTTAAGGACAGCGATCGAGAAAACACTGGCCATTATCAATGAGAAAAATCCCGGCCTTGCGCGGAAAGAAGAAGTCGCGCAGATGGTCGGGGTTGGGGCCGTTGTTTTTGGGGCATTGAGTGTCAACAGGATTAAGGATGTAACTTTCTCATGGGAAGAAGCATTGAGTTTTGAGGGCGAGACCGGCCCGTATCTCCAATATACGCACGCCAGGGCGTGCAGTATTCTGCGTAAAGCCGGGTTTTCGCCGGAGGTGGACACTTTTGCCCCGGAAAAACTCAACGACCCGGCGGCGCTGCGCGTCGTCAAGACGCTATATCTCTTCCCGGAAAAAGTGCTTAGTGCCGCCAATGAATATGAGCCTTCCATCATCAGCAGGTATTTAATCGACCTTGCCCACGCATTCAACGGGTTTTACCATGAATGCCAAGTTTTGGTGGATGACCCGGATCTACAACGAGCAAGGCTTGTTTTAGTTTGGGCAGTTAAAACCGTTTTAGCAACTGGTTTGGGTTTGCTGGGCATCAAAGCGCCGGAGCAAATGTAA
- a CDS encoding nitroreductase family protein — protein MNAIEVIKTRRSIRKYKNQEVPREIIMDILDCARLAPSGYNNQPWHFVVVTDQELKVKLSQLAKYGRFIKDAYAMIGVFCRKDAACFFEDGCAATVNILLAAWSYGLGTCWINSYKKEHSEEVKALLKCPESYELISMISLGYPDETPVVKKKELKELVSFNGFC, from the coding sequence ATGAACGCAATCGAGGTAATCAAAACAAGAAGAAGCATTAGAAAATACAAAAACCAGGAAGTGCCGAGGGAAATAATTATGGATATTCTAGACTGTGCCAGGCTTGCCCCTTCCGGGTACAATAATCAGCCCTGGCATTTCGTGGTGGTGACCGATCAGGAATTAAAAGTGAAGCTTTCTCAGCTCGCCAAGTATGGCAGATTTATAAAAGATGCTTATGCGATGATTGGGGTTTTCTGCCGGAAGGATGCGGCTTGCTTTTTTGAAGACGGTTGTGCGGCAACAGTTAATATCCTCCTGGCGGCCTGGAGCTATGGCCTGGGAACCTGCTGGATAAATTCATATAAAAAGGAACACTCGGAAGAAGTAAAGGCTTTGCTGAAATGCCCGGAATCCTACGAGCTTATCTCGATGATTTCCCTAGGCTATCCGGATGAAACTCCTGTCGTCAAGAAAAAGGAGTTAAAAGAATTAGTAAGTTTCAATGGTTTTTGCTGA
- a CDS encoding YifB family Mg chelatase-like AAA ATPase, with product MFAKVTSGTVVGIDGFPVEVEVDLSAGLPSFDLVGLADTAVKEAKERVRAAIKNSGFSFPGHRIVINLAPADLRKEGSGFDLPIALGILLAQGCFDEEALNGGFIVGELALDGSIRPVRGVLPLALAARDSGREFLMLPAGNFSEALAVRGINLVPVYHLREAVEYLQTGKIPAVKAEGQAETAAAVETEDFADVKGQETAKRALEIAAAGGHNIILVGPPGSGKTMLARRLPSILPDLSQEEALELTKIYSIAGLLPPGVTLLRQRPFRSPHHTTTKAGLVGGGNYPRPGEVTLAHHGVLFLDEFPEFPREVLEVLRQPLEDGKVTIARTTLTLVYPSRFMLVAAMNPCPCGFYRDPLQACRCTPTQIQRYSARISGPLLDRIDFMVETPRLRYEEMTAPGKNGEESKQIKARVTAARRRQEERFKGRGLYCNAQMGPKEIKKYCALDQEGKKLMAAAVRSFGITARGYNRLLCVARTIADLAGQEAIEPAHLAEALQYRRLEFLTQEGR from the coding sequence ATGTTTGCCAAGGTGACTAGTGGTACGGTGGTTGGCATTGACGGGTTTCCGGTCGAAGTGGAGGTCGATCTTTCCGCCGGACTTCCTTCCTTTGATTTAGTTGGTTTAGCCGATACTGCCGTCAAAGAAGCAAAAGAACGGGTGCGGGCGGCGATCAAAAATTCCGGGTTTTCTTTCCCGGGCCACCGGATCGTAATTAACCTGGCTCCGGCCGATTTACGCAAAGAGGGAAGCGGTTTTGACCTTCCGATTGCCCTGGGTATTCTTTTGGCTCAGGGTTGTTTTGACGAAGAAGCCCTGAATGGTGGATTCATCGTCGGGGAATTGGCCCTTGACGGCTCAATCCGGCCGGTCCGCGGGGTCTTACCGTTGGCGCTCGCCGCCCGCGACAGCGGACGGGAGTTCCTGATGTTACCGGCCGGTAATTTTTCAGAGGCCTTGGCCGTAAGGGGGATTAACTTAGTCCCGGTTTACCATCTCCGGGAAGCGGTTGAGTATCTGCAAACAGGAAAAATTCCAGCAGTCAAAGCAGAGGGACAGGCCGAAACCGCCGCTGCTGTTGAGACGGAAGACTTTGCCGATGTCAAGGGGCAGGAAACGGCGAAACGAGCCCTGGAGATTGCTGCGGCCGGCGGGCATAATATAATTTTGGTTGGTCCGCCCGGCTCCGGAAAAACGATGCTTGCCCGGCGGCTCCCTTCCATCCTGCCCGACCTGAGCCAGGAAGAAGCCCTTGAACTGACAAAGATCTATAGTATCGCCGGTTTGTTACCGCCGGGCGTCACTCTTTTACGGCAACGCCCCTTTCGTAGTCCGCACCATACCACCACCAAAGCCGGTTTGGTCGGCGGAGGAAACTATCCGCGGCCCGGTGAAGTGACTTTAGCCCACCACGGTGTCCTTTTCCTCGACGAGTTCCCCGAGTTTCCCCGGGAGGTGCTGGAAGTCCTCCGTCAACCACTGGAGGACGGCAAAGTGACCATCGCCCGCACCACCCTTACCCTGGTATATCCCAGCCGGTTTATGCTGGTGGCGGCGATGAACCCCTGTCCGTGTGGTTTTTACCGGGATCCGCTCCAGGCTTGCCGGTGTACGCCCACTCAGATCCAAAGGTATTCAGCGCGGATCTCCGGCCCTTTGCTGGACAGGATCGATTTTATGGTGGAAACCCCACGGCTGCGTTATGAAGAAATGACCGCCCCCGGCAAAAACGGAGAAGAATCAAAACAAATCAAGGCCAGAGTAACGGCTGCCCGCCGGCGGCAGGAAGAGCGGTTCAAAGGAAGAGGTTTGTATTGCAACGCCCAGATGGGCCCGAAAGAAATAAAAAAATACTGTGCCTTGGATCAGGAGGGGAAGAAGTTAATGGCCGCGGCGGTACGCAGTTTTGGGATCACCGCCCGGGGCTATAACCGTCTGCTCTGCGTGGCGCGGACGATTGCCGATCTGGCCGGCCAGGAAGCGATCGAACCTGCCCATTTGGCCGAGGCCCTTCAGTACAGGCGGTTGGAATTCTTGACGCAGGAGGGGAGATAG
- a CDS encoding YraN family protein, producing MDRRRLGNYGEFIARRLLEERGYRILHQKYYTRYGELDLIAKDGTQIVFVEVKTRSGKAYGGGLEAITKRKRNHLVRAALYFLQQHNYQDLPCRFDILALELDRQGKLLTYQLITDAFGVEGGNYY from the coding sequence ATGGACCGACGGCGGCTGGGGAATTACGGCGAATTCATCGCCCGCCGGCTCCTGGAGGAACGGGGTTACCGGATATTGCACCAAAAGTATTACACCCGTTACGGGGAGCTTGACCTGATTGCCAAAGACGGAACGCAAATTGTCTTTGTTGAAGTAAAGACCAGAAGCGGGAAAGCTTATGGCGGCGGTCTGGAGGCGATTACCAAACGGAAAAGGAACCATTTGGTCCGCGCCGCCCTTTATTTTTTACAACAACACAATTATCAGGATCTGCCCTGCCGGTTCGATATTCTTGCCCTCGAGTTGGACCGCCAAGGAAAACTGCTTACCTACCAGTTAATCACCGATGCTTTTGGGGTGGAAGGGGGTAACTATTACTGA
- a CDS encoding EscU/YscU/HrcU family type III secretion system export apparatus switch protein produces the protein MEEKMIKAIALRYRQAEDEAPVVLAKGQGYVAEAILELARQAKIPTVADPALCKLLEGVEVGSCIPPEAYQLTAEILAFIWQLEEKAGKRRLV, from the coding sequence ATGGAAGAGAAGATGATTAAAGCCATTGCCCTGCGCTACCGGCAGGCGGAGGACGAAGCCCCGGTTGTCCTGGCCAAAGGCCAAGGCTATGTCGCAGAAGCCATTTTGGAGTTGGCTCGTCAGGCCAAAATTCCGACGGTGGCCGACCCCGCTTTGTGTAAGCTCTTGGAAGGCGTTGAAGTTGGTAGCTGTATTCCGCCGGAGGCTTACCAGTTAACCGCGGAGATCCTGGCCTTCATCTGGCAGTTGGAAGAAAAGGCGGGAAAGCGGCGTTTGGTTTAG
- a CDS encoding ribonuclease HII: protein MGKRKEKDEILWRQREEERLHTMYQLEHQLQAAGYRRIAGVDEAGRGPLAGPVVAAAAIIPPATFIGHLNDSKKLTAKQREFVYEQLMAAKIPYGLGQASVEEIDRLNILNASRLAMMRAVRNLPVPPDFLLIDGYAWAGVDIPHRGVVGGDALSLSIAAASVLAKVTRDRLMVELDRAFPGYGFAQHKGYPTAEHYAALARLGPCPIHRRSFNLHLQLTLDQAAGATSGRKGV, encoded by the coding sequence ATGGGGAAGAGAAAAGAAAAGGATGAAATCCTCTGGCGTCAACGGGAAGAGGAAAGACTACATACCATGTATCAGTTGGAACACCAGTTGCAAGCTGCCGGTTACCGGCGGATCGCCGGAGTTGATGAAGCCGGCCGCGGGCCTTTGGCCGGGCCGGTGGTGGCCGCGGCCGCCATTATTCCCCCCGCCACTTTTATTGGCCACCTAAATGACTCCAAAAAATTGACGGCCAAACAAAGGGAGTTTGTCTACGAACAACTCATGGCGGCCAAGATCCCCTATGGCCTGGGCCAGGCGTCCGTGGAAGAGATCGACCGCTTAAACATTCTAAACGCTTCCCGGCTGGCGATGATGCGGGCGGTCCGGAACCTACCCGTGCCACCGGATTTTTTATTGATTGACGGGTATGCCTGGGCGGGGGTTGACATACCCCACCGCGGGGTGGTCGGCGGTGATGCGCTCAGTCTTTCGATTGCCGCTGCTTCCGTCTTGGCCAAGGTTACTCGTGACCGTCTGATGGTTGAACTGGATCGGGCCTTTCCCGGCTATGGTTTTGCACAACATAAAGGGTACCCCACTGCCGAGCATTACGCCGCTCTGGCCCGCCTGGGGCCTTGCCCGATCCACCGGCGCAGTTTTAACCTGCATCTTCAGTTAACCTTGGACCAGGCCGCGGGGGCAACTTCGGGGCGGAAAGGAGTTTAG
- a CDS encoding diaminopimelate dehydrogenase encodes MKRYQAAIIGYGNIGRFLVDAIETAPDFQLAGVVRRPESVQKSAAQLTGIPVVTSLTELDTVDVAFLALPSRLVPKAAAEILAMGINTVDSYDIHSDLVNYRQQLEPIAKTHGKTAVIAAGWDPGTDSLIRCLFQFMTPQGITYTNFGPGMSMGHSTAVKAIPGVLDALSLTIPVGTGLHRRMVYVKLAPEADPEVVEQAIKQDPYFVHDETVVTFVPEVQGLIDMGHGVLLERKGASGRTHNQLLKFEMRINNPALTAQVMVAAARAGLKQQPGCYTMIEIPVIDYLYGEREELIASLV; translated from the coding sequence ATGAAACGATACCAGGCGGCAATTATTGGCTATGGTAATATTGGCCGTTTTTTAGTGGATGCGATTGAGACGGCACCCGATTTTCAACTGGCCGGTGTAGTGCGGCGGCCGGAATCGGTGCAAAAATCCGCCGCCCAATTGACGGGCATTCCGGTGGTTACGTCTTTAACGGAGCTGGACACGGTCGATGTGGCTTTTCTTGCTTTGCCGTCCCGTTTGGTTCCCAAAGCAGCGGCGGAAATTCTGGCCATGGGTATTAACACGGTTGACAGTTACGACATCCATAGTGATCTGGTTAATTACCGTCAGCAATTGGAGCCAATTGCCAAAACCCACGGGAAAACCGCCGTGATTGCCGCCGGGTGGGATCCGGGTACCGACTCGCTGATCCGGTGTCTCTTTCAGTTTATGACCCCGCAGGGGATTACTTACACCAATTTTGGCCCCGGAATGTCAATGGGGCATTCCACGGCGGTCAAGGCCATCCCCGGCGTTTTGGATGCGCTTTCCTTAACCATTCCGGTTGGCACCGGCTTGCACCGGCGGATGGTCTATGTGAAGCTGGCCCCGGAGGCCGATCCGGAAGTTGTGGAACAAGCAATCAAGCAAGACCCCTATTTTGTCCATGATGAAACGGTTGTCACCTTTGTCCCCGAAGTGCAAGGTTTGATTGATATGGGCCATGGTGTGCTTCTGGAAAGAAAGGGAGCGTCGGGGCGCACCCATAACCAGCTGCTCAAGTTTGAGATGCGGATTAATAATCCGGCTCTCACCGCCCAGGTTATGGTGGCGGCCGCCCGGGCCGGCTTAAAACAGCAGCCGGGTTGTTACACCATGATTGAAATACCGGTCATCGATTATCTGTATGGGGAGCGGGAAGAGCTCATCGCCAGTCTGGTCTAA
- a CDS encoding histidinol-phosphatase has product MRQDYHTHTYRCKHADADVVDYAAVAVQKGLGVLGVTDHTPLPFLPDTRWSMIRMDLSELDSYDQAVEKARVTYPELTILKGMECEYSPEYSSFYREELLGKRKFDYLIAGNHFVPYNGSWVGVHSYLKSKEALLAYADHMVETIASGLFAFIAHPDLFGNSYEFWDEHAIECAKRILEAAAAYKVPLEVNAYGLRKPMLKTTAGLRPPYPLSPFWELAAGYKGITVVANSDAHQPKDVGETAAVERLIDQYGLRRADLSSLANRTHHRAPVARCAGE; this is encoded by the coding sequence ATGCGTCAAGATTATCATACCCACACTTACCGTTGTAAACACGCCGATGCCGATGTTGTCGATTATGCCGCTGTTGCTGTACAAAAAGGACTAGGGGTTTTAGGGGTAACCGATCATACCCCCCTCCCCTTCTTACCTGATACGCGTTGGAGCATGATCCGCATGGACCTGTCCGAACTGGACAGCTATGACCAGGCTGTCGAAAAAGCCCGGGTTACCTACCCGGAACTGACGATCTTAAAAGGCATGGAATGCGAATATAGTCCGGAATACAGCTCCTTTTACCGGGAAGAGTTATTGGGAAAAAGGAAATTTGACTACTTAATCGCCGGCAACCATTTTGTTCCCTATAATGGTAGCTGGGTGGGAGTCCATTCCTACTTGAAGAGCAAAGAAGCGTTGCTGGCCTATGCCGACCATATGGTCGAAACGATCGCTTCCGGCCTCTTTGCCTTCATCGCCCATCCCGACCTCTTTGGCAACTCCTATGAATTCTGGGACGAACACGCCATTGAGTGTGCAAAACGGATTCTGGAAGCCGCCGCGGCCTATAAAGTTCCCTTAGAGGTCAATGCTTATGGGTTGCGAAAACCGATGCTTAAAACCACGGCCGGGCTCCGTCCTCCCTATCCCCTCTCCCCTTTCTGGGAATTGGCTGCCGGTTATAAAGGAATTACGGTCGTTGCCAACTCCGATGCCCACCAGCCAAAGGATGTGGGCGAAACCGCGGCGGTGGAGAGACTGATCGATCAGTACGGTTTGCGACGGGCCGACCTGTCTTCCTTGGCAAATCGCACTCACCACCGGGCGCCCGTTGCCCGCTGCGCGGGCGAGTGA